gtgggcgtaaccatgctgatgatgaACATACAGTAACATATTCAATCTCTAGGCATATAGGcttatccatacctttagaaataattgttaattggctacctcctcctctttcaaaaatataataaaacttTGTACCGTGCATATGTTTAAATATATCGTGCATGTGCAGGGTGTTTACAGTGGAGATTTAAAACGCTGAAGTGaaaaaaatacggatgaggcagccgtcGCTGATGCTTCTAATGCTCTTGCCATCAtattgtcaggatttgaagaAATAGAGCGAAATTATGAATTATAAGCCATGCACGTCCGCACCAACAATGATGCCGTAAGCAATTGGTTCCAATAAAATTTTAGGTGGAGACAAGTCAAAGGTAGAGACAAGTCAAAAGAAACATCGAATGATGTGGGCGACAAAACTCTGGTAATGGCATTTTAGGTGTGTTTGTGTAAAGGGGGGGTCTCGGGCCCCGGAGCCCTCCCATAGTCGGCACCTATGTGGAGATGTGAAGGCAAATTGCCATTACAAAGCAAATATAGTAATGCATAAAGCTTCTTTTTGGATCTGGAGCTGGCTTTTaagctttttttctgtttttgcttacAGTAGCAGAAGTATCATTTCCAAGTGTGAAGCAATATATAGCCAGTACAATATTTCGATATGATGTATAGCTATATATGATATATATGTGATGTATAGTTATACAGTTAGAGCATTTCTCATGGGACTACCAAAGAATAGTGCGACATCTGGGAATATCCAtcagccaagaaaaaaaaattaaaaaggctGAGTGAATGACATTTCAGATATACATTGTGTTATTTTCGGCAACAATGAAATGATTCTAGAATTTCCACGTGTTAGCAGCGATAGCAAACGACCATGGGACAGTTGAAAGTGTGGATAATAGTAGTAATGTAATTTTGTATTGGTTCCCACAAGTGGGGATACCAATACTTTGAAGCTTGCATGCAAATGAATAAGGCCTTTTTGCTAGGAAATCTAATATTCCTGTGAACTGATCATGTCTTCTCTCTGACCCGCAAAACCCTTGGTGGAATTCATCCTGGAAATtgttaaaaggcccctcaccaggccccatagggAGTATGCACTGAAACTCGGCCACAATGTGGCGCTGCGGTTCCCCGAGCCTAAATACCTTGgaatatggataaacgaaggcaacggatatatggaaacacaggaaaaaaccataacagtcaaggggaagagaactgcagccataatgaagcacagagcgctatggggatacaataggtacgaggtcctccgaggtatgtggaaaggggtaatggttccaggacttacttttggaaatgcggttgtttgctttaaatcaggggtaaaaatcaggactcgacgggaaccaaaggtcagtgggtcgcctcgcattgggcgctcacgggaagactacaaatgaagctgtgcaaggggatatgggctggactagttttgaagtgagggaagctcgcagtaaaattgagtacgaacggctgaggaatatggaggaaagtaaatgggctgggagagtgttcaggtatctgtacaggcaaaacattgattcacagtggaggaaaagaactaggaagcttaccagcaagtatgcggcctgtggggtgggcaacacagcaacaaagaaggtcaagcggaaagtcagagaggctgaattaatctcatgggtggtggcaatggaaaagaaacctgccatgagtaactacttaaggggaaaaaacgaaattaggaaagaaaccatttatgataactcaaagggaagctcattacttttcgaagcgagatcgggatgccttagaacacgcacctataaagcgagatataagaaggaagaagaagcatgtgcttgctgcggtaaagctagggaaacgacggagcatatatgcttcagaagaacttcagtttggcctagttggtatttactgcaaatcatattgaccgcaaaaaagatgGGGACATAGGAACATAGGACATCTcataccgcctgtgctgtttatgtgttttcttcctatgtccccgtcttttttgcggtcaatatgatttgacggagcatattttattagaatgtgaagacgtctatccagcggtcgatttaggcaccactggcctccttgaagcccttgggttcagcgggagcagtggtaaagcaaacaggtccgcaatagacatcagtaagaggcgattggaggattggtggaagaaaagtagggaaacgacaaaggacggagacgtacaaaagcacagttcgcaatagggtatcagaaaatttggacgtggtagttcagtgttttttttttcattggttaacctaggtaggatattaggcagcatagtagcaagagcttggtggcgcaagccaccgccccgttccaaaggggacgctcataacatccatccatccatccatcccgacGCCATGCTTGTGGTTGTGCCGCAGCAGCCGACGCATGCTTGCAGCTGTGTTCCGTAAGTGTTGTGTGGTGTTCCCTAGCCTTTAGGTTCCTCGTGTGTTGCATGTGGCGTTGGCTGTTTGCAATACTGCTACGTTGGAAGCTTCCTCTACGGATACACGCTGTAAACACTTGGAAAAGTGCCCACACCGGAGCACGTTGTTGTGCGACAAAAAGCTGCTGTGTACGTCTCATTCGGCGCAACTGCAGTGTAACATGCAACTCAGCAACTATGCAAAGTCGCTGCCCGACCCCGAGCGCAGCAGATGCATCATCAAAATCTCGAAATGCGGCGGAGACGAAATGTGGCACTGTCCGACGACCACTTTACGAACGATGATGGTTTGTATCCAAGTGTCGACCATGCGGACATCAGAGACTATCTAGTCCACAAGACGAGCTTCGTGACGCGGGAGCAGCTAGAGCTATAAATCCCTGGAGGCTCATAATTACTTCACCAGCGGTCTCGTGGAGCCACCAAGAGTGAAAGTTCGTGATGGCAACGTCGTCGTCGTTGGAAAGGTAGGctgtaccagagtccttccattttttttccaaAAATCCTTCCAAGTCCTTCCATTTTccaaaaacatggaaggactctggctgTACTTACATAATGTACCGCATGTCAGCAGCTTGGGGCATTTTTTCAGTCGTCCAGAAATATAGCGATGGAGCAATGGATGTGGCGCCGTCTGTCGCACTTGTCGCTAGATCGCCGGTGAAGTTGCTCGTGCTTCATACGCCTGAATACATGTTCATACATGTTCATGCTTCATACGCCTGAATTCGTGTTCAGTGTCTAATCGCGTAAGCTAAACACTTCGATTTATCTTTTTTCCTTGCGCAGGTCCGCCACTCTCAGGCGTTCAGAGATaagctgctgctgccgtggctgTTGATTAAAGCTGACGGGGAAGTTTTGTGCGCGCACTTTACGTGCATCGCCGGCCTCGGGGAGGCGTGCTCACGTTGGTGCAGCGCTCTTTTATTTGGAGGCTGTTGTGACACGCCGGGATGGTCGATCATGCACAGACGGGCAAAATGCATGGCTACCGCCTCATCTCATCAATCTGGAATGCTGACCGGTGGTAGAGATGGACTTCGTGTCTTCCGCAATGAAAAAACTCCGCCTGAACACTGAGGCTGCCCCCTGCGACCCACCAAGTGTTGAAATGCCCAAGCCGAGAGAGGTCGAGATGTTAAAAGTTTTTCTCGTCGTTGAGTAAATCTGAGGGTAGTCCAGCACTTCTCTCGCTTGCCCAAAAATTTGCTGACCCCTACATTCCCTTGGGCTTGAAGTACCCTAAGCTCCTCCTCCGCAATCTGCAAAGGAAGCAGTGCCCAATTTCCTTGGAGGATGTACAGGCAGAAAGCCATAATGTCTTGCAGGACCTCTCAATTGAGCCTGATGTAAGTTTCTTCGTCTCTTTGTAGCTTCCTTACAGCCAAACCTTGCCAAGAAAACTAATTGTGCAGGTTGTTGTAATGTGCCGTGCAGCCGTGTCAGCATCTGTTCACAATTATAATTAATTTATGCTAAACCTGCACATGCCGCCTGGGAACTTTTCAAATGTATGCAATATTGTCATGAGTCTACAACATCCTTAAGCATTACAGCAAAACTAAAAAGCAATCGAAAGGATAAATATTTGTGTTTGTTTGCACATGAATTGCAACTTCCTGTAGGTGTGTGTACTGATCGAGAAGCAGACAAAGGCCCAATCTGCATCTGAGAAGTGGCATTTATTTCAGACTGGACGCATCACAGCTTCAAATGCAGGAGCGGTATTTGCAACTTCATTGACCAAGCCTTCAAAGAACCTGCTGAAGAGACTGTGCTACCCGGAGGATTGCAAATTCTAGACTGCAGCAACTCAGtgggaaaagaagaaagaagctgcTGGGAGGGCGGCTTACATAGAGGCAATGCAGAAGCCCCATCTAGGCTTTAAGTGCGAAATGTCTGGCCTCCACATAAGCATAGAACGACCATTTCTGGCTGCAACTCCTGATGGCCTTGTACATTGCAATTGTTGTGGTCACGGCCTTCTGGAGATAAAATGTCCATACTCTGCAAAAGATGCACTTATTTGCGAAATTCCAGAGCGGCAACGATCTTATCTTGTAGTTGATCGTAATGATGCGAAGTTATTGAGAAACCATCATTACTTCAAGCAAGTAATGATGCAGATGTTTGTCTGCAAAAGAAACTACTGTGATTTCATAGTATGGACACAGAAAGatatttttattgaaagaataatGTTTGATAAGGAGTTCTGCAACGAAATTGTGGATAAGTGTGCATTGTATTTTGAACGAGTTCTCCTGCCTGAACTTTGTTTCCGTTACTGGACCACTGCTGCTGAAGAAGTAGTAGTGGAGCAAAGTGCAGGCAGTCAAGATGATAAATATTGCCACTGTCAGCACCCAGGATATGGAGACATGATTAGGTGTGATGGGAAGCATTGCAGTCGACAATGGTTTCACTTCCAGTGTGTTAATTTGAAGAGGGCACCTAAATCGCGAAAATGGTTTTGTAATGACTGCAAGAAGTCGTAAAAAAGGTACTGTACGTTTACTAGATGCTTTGCACTAAGGACACATGTCAGTCAAATGGTACAACAGAGTCGCACAGGTTGGCAAGTGCGGCACACACAAATAAAACCTTGTCAAGTGCGCTGAATTTTATGCCGTTAAGCACCTTCAGCTCCAAAAATTCAGTGGGAAGAGTGCTTTTGAGAATAGAGTACTTGTTCCTGACAAACCCACCAACTCTTTCAACATGAATCCTAACATTTGCTAGCCTACGTGTTGCCTCAACAGAGTATGCAGTAAGCTGCAGCTTCCCTTTAGTGAAGGCTGGGATTTCCAGCTTCACTCCACACATGCCCACGGCAGCAGAGATCAAGAAACCCCTGTCAGCCACCACAGAGTCGCCAGGTAACAGGTTGCTAAGAATGCCACACGATTCTGTCGGCATTTTGTCACTGGTACGTCCACCCCACCCTCTTGATATGTACATAATTACACCTCTTGGAGCGATGCCAATTAAGTACTTCACGGTGTTCGCATGCTTGTACGTAGACCATGTTAATGATCTAGGTTCCATGGCTGAAGGTCTGTCCACAAAGACTTCAAAACAATCCAGAATCACAGCTACTTTCTTGCCAAATGTTTCTTGAAATGCCATTGGCATCGTTCTTTGAAGATCTTCACGTTCTGTCCATTTGATCAGACTGCTGAGCCTAATGTAAGCAACATCAAGCCACCTTTCTACTGTCCTCGTTACGGTTGACTGGTGAATGCCGAACCTGTAAGATAAAACTGCCGAGTTGTTATATGCTTCAATAAGTGTTATTGAAGCTAATCCAATAAAGTTCACCAGCACAACATGGCTATTGCATGCTCAACTGCAGTTCTGCGTAGCACAGGAACCTTAATGTTACAAATGAATATAGGTATGGCTGTTGCCCAGAATAAAATACCTGTATGCAAGATCTTGTAACGGGACGTTAAGCCGTAACCTCATTAGGAAAACGACCATTTCCTGAAATTTGCTCAGGCGGTTTCGTAATGTATGCCTTACATGAGGCTCAACTAGGATGTAAACAGCCTCCAAAACTGCATAATTTGGCAGCCCTGTGTAAAAAACAACCATGTCCGGGTTGCTGCGGAGCACATCCCTGTCTCCAGGGGCTGCCTTTGCCAGGCGACTGCGTGCAATATCCAGGTCATGCTGAAGGCGGTGGTTTTCTTCCTCCAGTGAAGAGATGTGGGCTGACAGCAGGTCAGCTGTCACCTCTTTGTCTATCATGCCTGCATGATAAATTGAATGTGTGATGGCCATATGAAGGGAAAGCACTGCTGTCAACACAATGTATAATGATGTCACTTGCTTCAGCACCTTTACATGAGGATTTTTATTATTCTAATAAATAATGACCTTGAATCTGCCTGTCAGACTGAACTGAATTAGCTTTCAGTGCAAAAGAAACCGCATCCCTAATTTTCACACCCATAATGGTCAGATTGTACTGCACGTATCGCACCTACACCAACaataagcaaaacgagaacgagaTGAAAGCCGGAGCAAATATGTCAAcatgttgccttgaagaagacaagtccacttgtcgaaatggctcctgctttcatcttgttttgttcttcgtctagaatttccatctcctgcattCCCCGTGTTTTTTCCACACCAACAATATAATTTTTGTTAAATATTTGAAACATTTCCAGCTTAAAGGATTGTGTTTTAAACAAGTACATTAAAGACTTCACGTCTGTTCACACCACTTCAGCCAAAATCAGAAGCACATGCAGGAACACAAGATTTGCAAGCCCTAAAAACAAAACTGTGCGATACTTGCATGCAGAAGCTTGGTTATTCTGCAGATGCGCTTGCAGGTGGCACTGAGCTGTGGTTACATTGTCTTGTAGAAATGGACATTCCAAGCATGAAGGCTTCTCGGGAGCTGCAAAATGAAAGCATGCAGAGAGGAAACAAACAAGTTGAAAAAAAGCAGTGTTCAGTGGAACGTTCGCAAAAAAACAATTTGCTTGCGTGTGCAAGTCTGAACGGCCTGACTAAATGGTTTCTCCATTTGCAAATTATTTCGTGTTGCATCTGCGTGCACCATTACTGTTAACAGCTTCAAACGCAGTATTATTCGATCAGCTGTCAGAATTCATAGACCCTGTGTTATGTCCTTGCGCACATAACACAGAAGCCTAAATGAGAAAATGCCATGCTGCAGAGCTCCATACTCGCTTAAGTACAAATGCATAAATGTTTACTTAGCTTACATGCATGGCCTACAAGGTGTTGCATTGCCGTTTGTTCTGATGAGGGAGATTCTT
This genomic window from Dermacentor albipictus isolate Rhodes 1998 colony chromosome 9, USDA_Dalb.pri_finalv2, whole genome shotgun sequence contains:
- the LOC139049807 gene encoding uncharacterized protein, producing the protein VVLVNFIGLASITLIEAYNNSAVLSYRFGIHQSTVTRTVERWLDVAYIRLSSLIKWTEREDLQRTMPMAFQETFGKKVAVILDCFEVFVDRPSAMEPRSLTWSTYKHANTVKYLIGIAPRGVIMYISRGWGGRTSDKMPTESCGILSNLLPGDSVVADRGFLISAAVGMCGVKLEIPAFTKGKLQLTAYSVEATRRLANVRIHVERVGGFVRNKYSILKSTLPTEFLELKVLNGIKFSALDKVLFVCAALANLCDSVVPFD
- the LOC139049421 gene encoding uncharacterized protein isoform X2 — protein: MVNCAVYGCSNRSKNKPNDENFQPLGFYVVPRVKQGQCLRTAERSSRCRALWLSRIHRKDLDELATHYRVCGAHFITGRPAYLMDEANPDWALSLNLGYKSMTHAGRNASDRYMRLKQRRHASSAANAFELRQQPKSASTNAVPIAAGTTAEEISFSPEKPSCLECPFLQDNVTTAQCHLQAHLQNNQASACMIDKEVTADLLSAHISSLEEENHRLQHDLDIARSRLAKAAPGDRDVLRSNPDMVVFYTGLPNYAVLEAVYILVEPHVRHTLRNRLSKFQEMVVFLMRLRLNVPLQDLAYRYFILGNSHTYIHL
- the LOC139049421 gene encoding uncharacterized protein isoform X1, which codes for MVNCAVYGCSNRSKNKPNDENFQPLGFYVVPRVKQGQCLRTAERSSRCRALWLSRIHRKDLDELATHYRVCGAHFITGRPAYLMDEANPDWALSLNLGYKSMTHAGRNASDRYMRLKQRRHASSAANAFELRQQPKSASTNAVPIAAGTTAEEISFLSISWAGDEESPSSEQTAMQHLVGHASPEKPSCLECPFLQDNVTTAQCHLQAHLQNNQASACMIDKEVTADLLSAHISSLEEENHRLQHDLDIARSRLAKAAPGDRDVLRSNPDMVVFYTGLPNYAVLEAVYILVEPHVRHTLRNRLSKFQEMVVFLMRLRLNVPLQDLAYRYFILGNSHTYIHL